From a single Silene latifolia isolate original U9 population chromosome 6, ASM4854445v1, whole genome shotgun sequence genomic region:
- the LOC141587026 gene encoding sucrose-phosphatase 1-like, with protein sequence MDRLSSPARLMIVSDLDHTMVDHHDPENISILRFNALWESNYRHDSLLVFSTGRSPTLYKELRKEKPMLTPDITIMSVGTEITYGKTMVPDDGWVQVLNQKWDRNVVIEEAAKFSELKPQAETEQRAHKISFYVEKEKAQEVTKVLAERLEKRGLDVKIIYSGGIDLDILPQGAGKGQALAYLLKKFKSEGKPPTNTLVCGDSGNDAELFSIPDVHGVMVSNAQEELLQWFAQNGKGNPKIIHATERCAAGIIQAIGHFGLGPNISPRDVMDFNDCPLDCVNPGHEIVKFYLFYERWRRGEVDNNEAYYSSLKSVCHPLGVFIHPSGQELTLHECIDTMRKCYGDRQGTRHRVWIDRLLPTRISNDAWLVRFDKWELSGEELHCRVVTTLLRSKSPDSVSELLWEHVHQTWLSDYAPKDRTTWML encoded by the exons ATGGATCGTCTCAGTTCTCCTGCACGTTTAATGATAGTTTCAGATCTTGATCATACAATG GTTGATCATCATGACCCTGAAAATATCTCAATTTTGAGGTTCAATGCATTATGGGAATCGAACTATCGCCACGATTCCTTGCTTGTATTTTCAACTGGAAGGTCACCTACTCTTTATAAGGAGTTGAGGAAAGAGAAGCCTATGTTGACCCCTGATATTACAATTATGTCTGTGGGTACTGAGATTACTTATGGTAAAACCATGGTTCCTGATGACGGCTGGGTCCAAGTTTTGAATCAGAAATGGGATAGGAATGTTGTTATTGAGGAGGCTGCCAAGTTTTCTGAGCTCAAGCCTCAG GCAGAGACAGAGCAACGAGCCCACAAAATTAGCTTCTACGTTGAGAAGGAGAAAGCACAAGAAGTGACGAAGGTTCTTGCAGAACGATTGGAAAAGCGTGGG TTGGATGTTAAGATAATCTACAGTGGAGGTATCGACTTGGATATATTGCCTCAAGGTGCTGGAAAAGGGCAAGCCCTTGCATATTTGCTTAAGAAGTTCAAGTCTGAGGGAAAGCCACCCACCAATACCCTTGTTTGTGGTGATTCTGGAAATGATGCGGAGCTGTTCAGTATTCCAGATGTTCATGGTGTTATG GTTAGCAATGCTCAAGAGGAACTACTACAATGGTTTGCTCAAAATGGAAAAGGCAACCCTAAAATAATTCATGCAACTGAGAGATGTGCTGCTGGTATAATCCAAGCTATTGGCCATTTTGGCCTTGGTCCGAACATTTCCCCTAGAGATGTTATGGATTTCAACGATTGTCCATTGGACTGTGTAAATCCTGGTCATGAAATCGTAAAATTTTACTTGTTTTACGAGAGATGGAGGCGCGGTGAAGTTGACAACAATGAAGCATACTACTCCAGCCTCAAATCAGTTTGT CACCCGTTGGGGGTCTTTATCCATCCATCCGGTCAGGAGCTCACTCTTCATGAATGCATAGATACAATGAGGAAATGCTATGGAGATCGTCAGGGGACAAGACATCGGGTTTGGATTGATCGCCTCTTGCCAACAAGGATAAGCAATGACGCATGGTTAGTGAGGTTTGATAAGTGGGAGTTGTCTG GTGAAGAGTTACATTGCCGTGTAGTAACAACTCTTCTGAGATCCAAG AGTCCCGACTCTGTAAGCGAATTGTTGTGGGAGCATGTCCATCAAACATGGCTCAGCGATTATGCACCCAAGGATCGTACAACATGGATGTTGTAA